The following proteins come from a genomic window of Leptospira dzoumogneensis:
- a CDS encoding NADPH-dependent assimilatory sulfite reductase hemoprotein subunit: protein MSEQKELSEVEHIKTASRGLRGKIGTAIETGADGFEEDDKQLIKFHGMYQQKDRDRRKDDAGEFIENPTSFMIRGRIPGGRLTSDQYMVWDDLADKFGGGALRLTTRQSIQMHTILLKDLKPIMQAVHKVNLSTMGACGDVVRNVTQALNPWGNKELTQLDPIAQLLSDHFKYKSNAYAELWLGESQLNKEDEPDPIYGTTYLPRKFKIAVTLAGNNSVDIYTNDMGFAATLDANGKIDGYFAFAGGGLGMTHNKAETYPRAADLLGWIPENDLISVAEGIVTSHRDFGDRTNRKHARLKYVLAEKGVEWFRSEVERRSGAKFDIDRKLPKWETPNYLGWTERADGTLALGFHTLSGRIKDFPEKPLKTALKDIISTFKLNVQVTADQDLVLMGIKKEDKEKLEAKLKEYNINPASPKPLYDRALACPALPTCGLALTESERTFPQLLESIQKVIDKLDLNDRAPIVRMTGCPNGCARPYSAEVGIVGQQAGGKYSLFFGGNPEGTKVGDYVAKKVPFADIPVQLEKAFEVWKKEGNPNERFGDFAARYSLDKFRELLGAM from the coding sequence ATGTCAGAACAAAAAGAACTTAGCGAAGTCGAGCATATTAAAACCGCCTCTAGGGGACTAAGAGGAAAGATCGGTACTGCTATCGAAACAGGTGCAGATGGATTCGAGGAAGATGACAAACAATTGATCAAATTCCACGGAATGTACCAGCAAAAGGACAGGGACCGTAGAAAAGACGATGCCGGAGAATTCATAGAGAACCCAACCTCCTTTATGATCCGAGGCAGGATCCCTGGAGGTAGACTTACTTCTGACCAATACATGGTATGGGACGATCTAGCGGATAAATTCGGCGGTGGGGCTTTACGTTTAACTACTAGACAGTCCATCCAAATGCACACGATCCTTTTAAAAGATCTGAAACCGATCATGCAGGCGGTCCATAAGGTGAATCTTTCCACTATGGGAGCATGCGGTGACGTTGTGCGTAACGTGACTCAAGCTTTGAACCCTTGGGGAAACAAAGAACTTACCCAATTAGATCCGATCGCTCAATTATTATCCGATCATTTTAAATATAAGAGTAATGCATACGCTGAACTTTGGTTAGGTGAAAGCCAGCTTAATAAAGAAGATGAACCTGATCCGATTTACGGAACCACTTATCTTCCTAGAAAGTTCAAAATAGCGGTTACACTCGCAGGAAATAACTCAGTCGATATTTATACGAATGATATGGGATTTGCAGCTACATTGGATGCGAATGGTAAGATAGACGGTTATTTCGCTTTCGCAGGCGGCGGACTAGGAATGACCCATAATAAGGCTGAGACTTATCCTAGAGCTGCGGACTTACTCGGTTGGATCCCTGAAAACGATCTGATCTCCGTTGCGGAAGGTATAGTAACTTCACATAGGGATTTCGGAGATCGTACGAATCGTAAACATGCTCGTTTGAAATATGTTTTAGCGGAGAAGGGTGTGGAATGGTTCCGCTCCGAAGTAGAACGTAGATCCGGTGCAAAATTCGATATAGATCGTAAACTTCCTAAATGGGAAACTCCAAACTATCTAGGTTGGACAGAAAGAGCGGACGGAACTCTTGCATTAGGATTCCATACTCTTTCCGGAAGGATCAAAGACTTCCCTGAAAAACCTTTAAAGACCGCTTTAAAAGATATTATTTCCACTTTCAAACTGAATGTGCAGGTAACTGCGGATCAGGACTTAGTTCTGATGGGGATCAAAAAAGAAGATAAAGAGAAATTAGAAGCTAAATTAAAAGAATATAATATTAATCCGGCTTCTCCAAAACCTTTATATGATCGTGCACTTGCTTGTCCTGCACTTCCTACCTGCGGATTAGCATTGACCGAATCCGAGAGAACTTTCCCTCAGCTATTGGAATCCATCCAAAAAGTGATCGATAAACTGGATCTGAACGACAGAGCTCCTATCGTGAGAATGACAGGATGTCCTAACGGTTGTGCAAGACCTTATTCCGCAGAAGTTGGTATCGTCGGCCAGCAAGCAGGTGGAAAATATTCCTTATTCTTTGGAGGAAATCCGGAAGGAACCAAAGTGGGCGACTATGTTGCTAAGAAGGTTCCATTCGCGGATATTCCCGTCCAACTAGAGAAAGCATTCGAGGTTTGGAAAAAAGAAGGAAACCCGAACGAAAGATTCGGGGACTTTGCTGCTCGATATTCCTTAGATAAGTTCAGGGAATTGTTAGGGGCGATGTAA